The genome window ACCTGGACCCCGATCAGCGGCAGCGGCTCGACCTGGTCGCAGAACGCGCTCGACCAGTGGCGGCGCAACGTCGCCTCCAACTACGGCATGACGGTCAACTACTCCGGCACCGGATCGTCGGCCGGCCGGCGCGACTTCATCAATCAGACCGTCGACTTCGCGGTCAGCGAGATCCCGTTCCAGGCGCACCCGGAGGACGGGTCGGCGCCGGAGTCGCCGACCACCGGCTACGCGTACATGCCGATCGTCGCCGGCGGCACCTCGTTCATGTACAACCTGACGATCGGCGGCAAGCGCGTCACGAACCTGCGGCTCGGCGGCGAGACGGTCACCAAGATCTTCACCGGCGTCATCACCAACTGGAACGACCCGCAGATCCAGAAGGACAACCCGGGGCTCGCGATGCCGAACAAGGCGATCGTGCCGGTCACCCGGTCGGACGGCTCCGGATCGACGGCGCAGTTCACGCTCTGGATGTCCAAGCAGTACTCCTCGCTCTGGAACGCCTTCTGCGCCAAGGTCGGCCGGCCGGTGCCCTGCGGCCTCACCTCGCAGTACCCGTCCTACAGCGGCTTCAAGGCCCAGAGCGGATCGCTCGGCGTCGCGGGCTACGTGAGCCAGAACTACGGCGACGGCTCGATCAACTACGTCGAGTACTCCTACGCGCTCAAGTCCGGCTTCCCCGTCGCCAAGGTCCTCAACGCGGCCGGCTACTACATCGAGCCGACCGCGTCATCGGTGGCGGTCGCCCTGCTCAAGGCGCAGATCGACACCAACAAGGGCACGGCGAACTACCTCACCCAGATCCTCGACGGCGTCTACAACAACCCCGATCCGCGCACCTACCCGCTGTCCAGCTACTCGTACATGATCGTGCCGACGCAGGTGGCCGGCATCTTCACCGAGGCCAAGGGCAAGACGCTCAGCGCGTTCGCCAACTACTTCCTCTGCGAGGGCCAGCAACAGGCCGGGACGCTCGGCTACTCGCCGCTGCCGATGAACCTGGTGCTGGCGGGCTTCGACCAGATCAAGCTCATCCCCGGCGCGCAGGCGTCCAACGTGGACATCAACTCGTGCCACAACCCGACCTTCAAGCCGGGCGACTCCCCGAACAGCAACCAGCTCGCGGTGACGGCGCCGCAGCCCGCCGCGTGCGACAAGCAGGGCACCAGCCAGTGCAACACCGGAACGGCCGGCGCCGCGAACACGCCGACCGTCACCAGCGGCTCCGGCACCGGCGGCGCCTCCGCGGGCGCGTCGGGCGGCGGCTCGGGGGCGGCCGCCGCCGCGGGAGGTGCGGCCGCAGGCGCGGCGGACACCGCGGCGGGGGCGACGGCGGACGGCTCCGCCTCCGGCCTCGACGGCGCCTCCGCGACCGCGATCGGGGGCACGGGCGCCCGCGCGACGCCCTACGCGCTGGCCGACGACAGCTGGAGCAGCCGGCAGGTCGTGATGCTCCTGGCAGCCGTCCTGCTGCTCGCCGCCATCGTCCTGCCGCCCGTGCTGTTCCGCCGGCTGCGCCTGCCCGGACGCGCCTCGAAGGACTAAATCCGCTGCAACAACTGCGCGGGTCGGCTAGTTCCGCAAGCGTTCATCGATCCGTCACCAACCGCCCATAACTTGACCGCGGGCTTCTGAGAGAAGCCTCGGAAACACAGGTGGAGTGGTAGTGAAGACAACCGGTTCGAAGGCCGTCCGCGGCACGATCTCGCGCTCGCTCGCGCTCGGCGCAGCGGCGGGGATCCTGGTCACGGTGACCCTGTCCGCGTGGCCGGGCGGCGCCGGCCCGAGCGCGAAGGCCGACACCGCGGTCGCGGTCACCGCGACGGCCGCCCAGCAGGATCCCGACGCCGCGAATGCGCCGTTCCCGAACCTCGCCGTCACCGTCTCGCAGACCAGCGGCCTGATCTCGCAGGGCGTCACGGTGAGCTGGACCGGCGCCAAGGCCTCCACCCCGCCGAGCGGCAACACCGGTGGCGAGAACTTCCTCCAGATCGCGCAGTGCTGGGGCGAGGACCCGCAGAACCCGGGCCACCCGGACCGGACGACCTGCCAGTACGGCGCGTTCAACACGCCGGGCGCCCGCCGCGACGGCTTCGTGGCCGACGGCTCGGTCGCGCCTCAGGACGACCAGTACACCGCGCCGCGGACCGGGATCTTCTCGCCGCCGTACACCTCCATCCCGTTCCGCTCGGTGGACGGCACGACGATCGCCTCGGTCGTGAACGGCAAGCAGACGAACACCAACGTCAACGTCAACGCCTACTTCAACCCGAACTCGTCGAACGAGGTCCCCTGGGCGGGCTCGGCCACCAACGGTGCCGGCTCGGTGAAGTTCGAGATCCAGACGGCGCTGCAGGCCAACGGCCTCGGCTGCGGCGCCCCGACCGGCGCCACCGCCGCCTCGGCCCCGCAGACCTGCTGGCTCGTCGTCATCCCGCGCGGCACCGCGGACGCGGGCGAGCAGCACATCACGCAGTCCGGCCTGCGCTGGGACCAGTGGAAGCACAACATCGCGTTCAAGCTGACCTTCAAGCCGCTCGGCGTCACCTGCGCGCTGGGCGCGGCGGAGCGCCAGCTGCGCGGCAGCGAGCTCGTCGGCGCGGCCGTGTCGTCCTGGCAGCCGGTGCTCTGCAACGCCCAGGGCGGCGCGATCTACACGATGAGCAACGCCGCCGACTCGGACGCGCTGGGCCAGGCGGCGAGCGCCGGAGCGAACGCGCCCCTCGCGCTGACCTCCCGGGCGCTCGGCGGCGACTCCGACCCCAACAGGTACGCCCCCGTCGCCGTCGGCGGGATCGCGATCGCCTTCGCAGTCGACCGCGCGCCCACCGCGGATCCGAGCACGCCCGCCGACCAGCTCGCGAAGTCCGGGCTCTCGTTCGACTCGATGAAGCTCACCCCGCGCCTGATCGCCAAACTGCTCACCGCCTCCTACATCGACGCGCTGCCGACCTACGCCGCGAAGAAGGAGGTCGGCTACAACAGCCCGGCGGACCCGGGCCACAACGCCCGCAACCTTCTGCTCGACCCGGACTTCCAGAAGGTGAACGCGGACAATCCGGACTGGAAGTACCAGGCCATCGTCGCGCCGTCGGTCGCCGACCTCCTCATCCCGCAGGGCCGGTCGGACGCCGCGATGCAGCTCTGGCGCTACGTCCTCAGCGATCCGGACGCCGCCGCCTTCCTGGCGGGCGCCGCCGATCCGTGGGGGATGAAGGTCAACACCTACAGCTCGACCTCGGCGAAGGTGAACCCGACCGGGACCGCCCTCACCCTGCCGCGCGACGACTTCCCGAAGGCCGACCCGATCGTCCAGCCCGCCGGCAGCGCGGGAGGCGAGGTCAACCTGGTGACCTGGCGGCCGTACACCAGCGACTTCGACCAGTCCGCCTACTACACGCTCCGCGGGGACGGCCAGACGCTCGGCCTCTGGGACCCCACCGCCCAGCCCGCCAAGTACGGCAAGAGCGTCCGCAACCTGCCCGGCTACCAGAAGGTGCTGGCGCTGACAGACACCAGTTCGGCTGCCAAGTATCAGGTCGCCACCGCGCAGCTGCTCAACTCGGCCGGCGCGTATGTTGCGCCGACCAGCGCCTCGCTCGCCGCGGCCGCCGCGGCGATGACCCCGGTCGCCGGGCAGCCGCAGGTGTCCGAGTACGACCCCACGGGCGCGGCGGCCAAGGCCGCGAAGGACGCCTACCCGCTGGCGATGCCGGTCTACGCGGCGACCAACCCGACCCAGGGCGACAGCGCGACGCGCACGGACTACGCCGGGTTCATCCGCTACGCCGCCACCACCGGTCAGACGCCCGGCGTCGACCCCGGCCAGCTGCCGCCCGGCTACACGCCCATCCCGGCGGCGTGGAAGGCCCAGGCGCTCGCGGCGGCCGACGCCATCCAGAGCGGGCAGGCCGCTTCCCAGCCCGCGCCTGCCACCAGCGACGGCGGCACGAGCCCCGACACATCCGCGGCGCCGGGCGACGTCCCGCTGACCAGTGCGCCGGGCGCG of Leifsonia shinshuensis contains these proteins:
- the pstS gene encoding phosphate ABC transporter substrate-binding protein PstS, producing the protein MMRRIRLSILAALCVLATLAGVAGSEPLAASAATWTPISGSGSTWSQNALDQWRRNVASNYGMTVNYSGTGSSAGRRDFINQTVDFAVSEIPFQAHPEDGSAPESPTTGYAYMPIVAGGTSFMYNLTIGGKRVTNLRLGGETVTKIFTGVITNWNDPQIQKDNPGLAMPNKAIVPVTRSDGSGSTAQFTLWMSKQYSSLWNAFCAKVGRPVPCGLTSQYPSYSGFKAQSGSLGVAGYVSQNYGDGSINYVEYSYALKSGFPVAKVLNAAGYYIEPTASSVAVALLKAQIDTNKGTANYLTQILDGVYNNPDPRTYPLSSYSYMIVPTQVAGIFTEAKGKTLSAFANYFLCEGQQQAGTLGYSPLPMNLVLAGFDQIKLIPGAQASNVDINSCHNPTFKPGDSPNSNQLAVTAPQPAACDKQGTSQCNTGTAGAANTPTVTSGSGTGGASAGASGGGSGAAAAAGGAAAGAADTAAGATADGSASGLDGASATAIGGTGARATPYALADDSWSSRQVVMLLAAVLLLAAIVLPPVLFRRLRLPGRASKD